From one Lolium rigidum isolate FL_2022 chromosome 4, APGP_CSIRO_Lrig_0.1, whole genome shotgun sequence genomic stretch:
- the LOC124705374 gene encoding AAA-ATPase ASD, mitochondrial-like produces the protein METIGGDAHAHVHGYGWAGLWSAVASLIFLWSMVQQYVPAQLEEYLTTLSRRLHAAVSPYVTITIDEQVPDSFGRSEAYLAAEAYLSATCASSARRLRADLAAGSDRMSVAVDDHEEVIDEFRGAKLWWRKTKTLPRTNVISWSAYEAERRTYCLTFHHRHRGLIDAVYMPHVLAEGRAATVRNRQRRLFTNNPSSDWSGWNGRVWSHVKLEHPSTFATLGMHPAKKQDIIDDLEMFRDGKDYYASVGKAWKRGYLLFGPPGTGKSTMIAAMANYLDYDVYDLELTAVKNNTELRRLFIETTGKSIIVIEDIDCSIDLTGKRKTKKKKKDKSSKKNNKMAPPVAKDEENKVTLSGLLNFIDGLWSACGGERIIVFTTNHKEKLDPALIRRGRMDSHIEMSYCCFESFKVLAKNYLHIADHELFPEIQQLLGEVDMSPADVAENLMPKSKAKDVDASLGKLIKALKEAKEEALAKASIGAENEEEAEEDDSSSSSEEEKNGKNKND, from the coding sequence ATGGAGACGATCGGCGGCGACGCCCACGCCCACGTCCACGGCTACGGCTGGGCCGGGTTGTGGTCGGCGGTTGCCAGCCTCATCTTTCTCTGGTCCATGGTGCAGCAGTACGTCCCTGCCCAGCTTGAGGAGTACCTCACCACCCTCTCCCGCCGTTTACACGCCGCCGTGTCCCCCTACGTCACAATCACCATCGACGAGCAGGTCCCTGACTCCTTCGGCCGCAGCGAGGCCTACCTCGCTGCTGAGGCCTACCTCAGCGCCACCTGCGCGTCCAgcgcccgccgcctccgcgccgACCTCGCCGCCGGTAGCGATCGCATGAgcgtcgccgtcgacgaccacGAGGAGGTCATCGACGAGTTCCGCGGCGCCAAGCTCTGGTGGCGCAAGACCAAGACGCTGCCCCGCACCAACGTCATCAGCTGGTCCGCGTACGAGGCGGAGCGCCGCACGTACTGCCTCACcttccaccaccgccaccgcggcCTCATCGACGCTGTCTACATGCCGCACGTCCTCGccgagggccgcgccgccaccgtcaggaaccgccagcgccgcctcttcACCAACAACCCAAGCAGCGACTGGTCCGGCTGGAATGGCCGCGTCTGGAGCCACGTCAAGCTCGAGCACCCCTCCACCTTCGCCACGCTCGGCATGCACCCCGCCAAGAAACAGGACATTATCGACGACCTCGAGATGTTCCGCGACGGCAAGGACTACTACGCCTCCGTCGGCAAGGCCTGGAAACGCGGCTACCTGCTCTTCGGCCCACCCGGCACCGGCAAGTCCACCATGATCGCCGCCATGGCCAACTATCTCGACTACGATGTCTACGACCTCGAGCTCACGGCGGTCAAGAACAACACCGAGCTACGCAGGCTCTTCATAGAGACCACCGGCAAGTCCATCATCGTCATCGAGGACATCGACTGCTCCATCGATCTCACCGGCAAAcgcaaaacaaagaagaaaaagaaagacaagagcagcaagaaaaacaacaagatGGCCCCGCCGGTCGCCAAGGATGAAGAGAACAAGGTGACGCTGTCCGGGTTGCTCAACTTCATCGATGGGCTGTGGTCAGCCTGCGGCGGCGAGCGGATCATCGTGTTCACGACCAACCACAAGGAGAAGCTAGACCCGGCGCTGATCCGACGGGGCAGGATGGACTCGCACATCGAGATGTCCTACTGTTGCTTTGAGTCCTTCAAGGTGCTCGCCAAGAACTACCTGCATATCGCCGACCACGAGCTTTTCCCTGAAATCCAACAACTTCTAGGGGAGGTGGACATGTCGCCTGCGGACGTGGCCGAGAACCTCATGCCCAAGTCGAAAGCCAAAGATGTGGACGCCAGCCTGGGTAAGTTGATCAAGGCACTCAAAGAAGCAAAGGAAGAAGCATTGGCCAAAGCATCCATTGGAGCGGAGAATGAAGAGGAAGCCGAAGAGGATGACAGCAGCTCCTCCAGTGAAGAGGAGAAAAATGGAAAGAATAAAAATGATTAG